The Lasioglossum baleicum chromosome 15, iyLasBale1, whole genome shotgun sequence genomic interval GTCAGGTGGCTGCACAATGTCGTCAGAGAGAAGGTATGGCGATTTTTAGGAAAACTGTTTAAAGAAAAAACCAAGGGGCTTGCTTTTCTTCGCGGTGTGCTCCTGTAGGAGAATTTTTCGTTTGGAGATAATGGATGTTGGTCAATGGGATAGTTTTAGTTTTGAAGATGAGTGGTACACACACGTGAGTCCCGGGTTGTTATTATGATTCACACTTCGGTGGCAGTGAGAGTACTGACACTGAATGCTACAGTGGGACTTCACTTTCTCaggcttttattttttaattaaggcTTCTGGACATGTCTTGATTACTGCAGCCATTAAAACATATTTGCAAGTGTCTTCTAATATGTACAAACACTCGGTGGGCTTTTCAAGagcattatttttaaataaattaaaaagtgTTTCCTAATGTGACTTATGCGAAAAGAACAACTGGCACACTTCTTAATAATCGTCTGATTTTcatgaaacaattaaaaaatatctccaaGTGAAACACTCTTCTGACTCGATATAGCAAGTGCTTTTTACAAGTGTCTTTTATAATTGATTGCCTTTTACAATTATTGTGTTTTGCCATTATTTTTTGCAAGTGCCTTTTCAACCACACAAACAGTTAATGCTCTTTAACTTTCTTCACTTAAGAACCAGAGAAGGAAAGACACCTTCACACCAAGTCGCCAAAACATTAATGAAACAGTAGTTCACGTACATGGTAAAGTCAACAGCTCACCAGTTCATACGAATACGCTAACTGCTTGCACCAAGACCGAAAGTCTAGAAAGTCATCTAGCTATTCATAGCCCAGAAAATGAATTCTCACATCTCATTAGAGTATCACCGCGCCCCCTAAACTTGCACTTCCTCGTTTCGCTTTAGGAGTTCAGCTATGGTCCGCTTCGCATTGTCAGAATACCTTCTCTACCAAGCCAATCGATCCTTCCAAAAGTGCCACAGTCCAGGGTGTTCAAGAGCAGTGCCGTCGAGACCTTGAACTTTGTCAGGGACGCTGTCGAAGACATGCTAACAAAACGCGCTGTCGTGTACACGATTAACAATGCTGTGGCTGGAAGAAGCTTCGGCACTATGCCCATGATCATGGACGAGGACGAAATCACCCAATTGCAGAGCAGGAAAGAGTCCGATAGTAATATTTCTGTCTTCTATTATTATAAATGATCAAGTTAATGTCTAAGGCCCTAAATTTGATCTAGTGGCATGTTTGATTATTCTGCAGATGACTGGAGGCTGTTCAAGAAGAAGAAGTCATTGATCTTGCCACTCCTAATCCTCCTAAATCTACTGAAGCTAAAGCTCTTGCTGCTACCAGTGTTCCTGGGCGTACATTTCATCAAGAAGCTGCTGGTCCTAGGATCGCTATTGCTACCATCGATCCTTTCTCACCTGAAGATCTGCAAAGTACCTCAACAACCCTCACAGATGCACCCTTACCACACTTGGGCAACAGCAGCAGAAGCTCCAGCAGACTATCCCACAGGTAAtcaaacgaaattaattaatatattgtcTTCCATCAACTGATCGGTCACATAACAGTTCAAGCCAATCTAAAGAGTCCTTGAACGACTGCTCTGAATACTCCTAATCGATTGAACGCTGATTGATGCGACTATCAAGTACAGTTACATAACACTCGATGATTTCGCGGAATTGCGGGCTTCACGACTGACGGAATTCGTTAATGTTTCGAGCTGAACGATAATTTTCATGATTAGGCGATCCTGTGCGTAAGTTTAGCGTCGTTGGAGCATGGCAGTCGTTCATTTGCTGAACTATTTGACGacactatacatataaaatgaGGACTATGTCTATTTTACAGGGTGTTTTAAATTTCTATCTTTTTATTGTTGCAGGGTATGGACAGGAGGAGGCGTGGGCTCACAGGAACGACTATCAAGGTCACTTAGGCTACCCTGGCTACCCTGCGTATCGCAACCCCTATGGATTAGGTCGATGATCTCCGATGATCGTCGTCCTGTTTCGGTCGTTGCTGCGTCCTCGGAAAACCGGACGAATGATTGGTTCCTTTTTGCAGTCGCGAACGCATTCTGAACGTGCCAACAGTCTCCTTCCGGCGGCTCACTAATCTCCTTTCGTCGCTCTTAAGTGTCCTAAGCAACCTGTAGAAACTTCGTTTAACGGTGATTATCGCCAGTTCGTCGTGAAACACGCCCGTGTAAAATGACTTTCACGACGCGTTGGTCGGTCTAGGCGGAATCGGGATCAACTCCTGTTAGGCTCTGCTAGAATTCTGGGGTTTCGATTAATTTATTAACCCTCTACGGACGAGAACATTTTGTACTGCGTTTCGAGATGGATCTATTTTCTCTTGTAAAACGAGATTACGCACTGACAAGCTCATCATATAAACTACATAAAGGAAAAGAGGCTGTGgtcaatttaaatttatttacttttatcaaACGAAGATACAACATTTTTCTGGCTTCCGGTATCTTGCAATTAACACAAAAAATTTCTAATGTTGACattcgtccgcaaagggttaaatgttcGGCTGGGTTCACGGTGAGATAAGGTTTCTTCTTGTCGCTTTTTATTTATTGGTCGATCTCGTCGTTAACCGTTAGGCTATGATAGTTTGGCGAGACTGGGGACAAAGTCACGGAAGGCGTCGGTTTTTTGAAGATTGCATCTACGTCCGTGGGATTTTTGCACAGCGAACGAACTCGAGGCGCACGCGAACCTAGGTCGGTAGTTTCAATGTCGTCCGCGAATGGATTTAGTATCGCGAGAACGGTACTGGGGAATTTTCGTTGGGTTATGGTGCCTCGCGTGATGACAAAGACTTCCTGGATCATTATGGCCGCGTGCTGCAGTAGGATTATGAATAAACGTGTCCAATACTGGCGATTGTGGTGACTGGGTGTATCTTGATGCAATAAAGTGGATGTGTGAAGAGACATTGATTTAATTCTGGTCAGGATTCAAGATCAACATGTTATCTTTTGCAGTGCTATTGGAAGAAAATTTTGCACAACGTGCAAAAGTAGTgcagaaacgtgcaatttcaGATTTTAGCAACTTGAGATATATAAGAATAAAAGTAAATGCATCGTGAGATCCTCAAagtaatttgtacacctaacaAATCAACAATCCCTACTCTCATAACAGAGATCCCTACAACAACGTCTAACGCCACACACTCTGCAATTTTCCTGCCACCTCTCCCAACAACAACACCAACAATACACCGGCACGCGATCCGCTCACAAAACAGAGATAATCTCTCTAATCGCTGCAATTTATGTCAATTACGCCTAACCAGCATTCACCTAACCGTCGTTTAAGCAATCTGTCTCAAGAATCTCCTGAAAAgagaatattatacatatacgtatacattGGGCAGTGTTAAGCGGTCAAGGTCGGGCCCAAAGGTGGGCACGGGTGACCTACTGACAGATTTGGACCCGCGCCCTGGCCCCAGTGCGTGCACGCACGCTTCCTGGCGCGCGTGCTGACCCACGGCCAGACCCGTTATCGGTCCCCGAGACCAGTCGAGGCGGATGTGGCAATGGTGACTTGCATCGCGAGGCGAGCAGGCGAGTATGCGAATTGCGACTGTATCGCGACAGCGATCCCCGCCAACCATCCACGAACGACTAATAACAATGATCGGGACCCGGCCTCTGCCTCGGACTTTGAAACGGTAGAGGGCCCAGTTCAGGAATCGGCAAGCCGATGCCCGAGACCGAGCCCGACACGCAGCCCTGAACCCGCCTCGCCATAACTCGACCGTTACGTTCTTACGTTAGAACCGAGACCGGCAAGCGAGTATTAACATAACGGCACGCAACCGCGATGCGTACACTCGATGCACCGATATGGTTGCGACTGTGGCGGCGACAAATCGTTCTGGATTGGTCCCCGAATTTTAAAGTATTGGGAGAGGTACATGGCTTTCGATAGATTGCTGTGGTGACGAAGCGGAGAATGCATACCTTCCGGACAGGTGActctgtattaaaaaaaaaagtgaaataaaaaaattttataaaaaagaattgaaccgacttcgaaaaaacgcactaaaaagatgccctaaaaagtatgaaataatttccatttaatttaggtgaatacacacgaacttaagtacaatacaatcttttcggaggcggcgcaaaatcgaaaattttgctGCACATacgtgaaataattcatttttcgcaaataaaatcgtaaggaataaaaaaatgcaacatttttttacgggaccatcccgggaacatagtctacaagatgcaaaaggttccgTTCCGATTGATcgatccatctcggcgtaatcggtaaacatatacatagaaaaaaaacgagagaaaagaaaaggcacatacagatcgaattgagtaacctcctctttttccgaagtcggttaaaaaaataacgaagcTGCTTCGATTACGAGTGGGACGCAAACACAGAGCACTTTCTAAAACCGGTTCGTTTTTGGTTCTTGGATATGCTCCTAATTTTGGGACGCTACTTTTACGATCAGCATTTGGTTCATGAATGATTCATTCCTTTTACTGTATAATCTATTCTCAGACCCAtagataaatctacaaattCCGACCAATTAAAGATGTAcccaaattttaattattgctTCATGCACTGGTAAAATTGTGTCTTGATAATACTATTGGGATAGAATCGTCAAGTATATTGGAGAGTCTGTAATCCTAATTGGTGAAATATGTTTCCaaatttttactattgcttGTACATTCATAAAACACTATGAGACTAGAACAGAACCATCAGACACGTCGGTGAGTCCGGAATTTTAGTAGCGCAGTGGGACAGCCAAACAAATATTCCCCGGTGTCAAACATGATAATTATGCATCGGGAGTTGCTGTCGACGCTCTCTAACTTGTAACTTCTTGTTAATTCATTAGTAATTCTGATAAACTCGAATACtatccacgattttccatgaaaGTATAAATAGCGTACCTGAAGAATCTTGTAGAAGATGGTCCATTGGGATCTAGCAATCGAGGGGATTAATAAAACAGTGACTATCAAGAGACCGTTCGTCTCGATGTGTTGACCCGAATGAAGAATAAGTTATGTTGCTTATAAAACAACATTCTACTGTTATTTGTCAGTTGGTACCAGCCTCGATTTCTTTAATCAACGCCATCGACAAGATCTGCAACTCTATTAATTCTCCTTATCAACGCATCATCAGTAAACcaacaataaataaaaaaacagtCGAGAAACTTGGCGAAAATAAATACGTCGATTAATCTCGATATAAATCAAGTGCGAAGTGTCGGAAGAACTGTGcgatttattttttcataaatcgCTGTCGCAGATTATGTGAAGGGTAACCGGTGCAGGTAAAAGCATGCCAAGAGATTTTTACCGAGATCAAATAATATCCGGTCGATCAGCCGAATGATCTGACAGGTTCCTTGTGATCTAAGAAAGACGCGCGTTACGCCGCGCCATAAGGAATTCTTTAAAAAGGAAGGAGGGCAGCGTTCACTGTGTGACCTTCTTTccgaaagaaatatatttttagtgtGTCTGCGCGGCATTGACATTGACCGAACTAACGATAACAATCGAGCAACGACCGGAAGAGCCGCCCACGCCAATCGGTCAACGGCTCATGGTCCCTACAATCCTGATCGACTTAAAAAAATTgagcaaattgatttttaatagCGTAGTtgccaatttcttaaaattttgttCATCCGCCATGTACAAACCAGAGCTGAGGaacatagtattttaaatagtaaataaatattacataatcctatttattttaaagtatgtgtacaacttttaaagtaaaatattctaattgatgaagtaatttttgaaaataaaataatttatttgaggcagtaatttttgagaatagcattttatttgaagaatattgaaaatatttgtattttgtctttattttcaaattcaatttcaaatattattgctgaaaataatggttcgaattcaatacatttatgagtgtaaatcgtttcttaacgataagatagactgtatgtttatgcggtttcccagagtattataacaatgcaaaatgtaaaatatttgatttcGTGTTTCTAATtgttaaaacagaaatattttactttgtggatcaaattgttgaagtagaaatattttattttgaggttcagattgttaaaatagaaatattttatcttcgaaattgtatatcttatttaaaatattattttctttaagaaaaatattaaatagtatttgaaatatttgtgttTTGTAAAATAATGTCCACCCCTGGTACAAACTGATTGATAAAAGTGGAGTATGTATGAAAGCAAGGGCAGAACTTCATCGCTTTTCGGGTTCAAAAGATCAAAATTGCGATTCCAAGCTCGCGTCCCAGCGAAATTTTCCCTGACGCATAAACCGCACGATTCCGATCCGAGATTTCGAGGAATAGACGGAACCGACTCTAAATTCGGGGCGAGGTTGCAGAGAAATCGCTCGTAAAAGTGTGCGACGCTCCTCGGATTCGTGACGAGTTTGTTTGGATTTCGTTTCTGGCACCTGTCCGCTCGTTACCGTTAGCGATGACAATTTTTCGGATGTTTCGCGCTGTGTAACGTGTCCCCGgataatttacaatttacagaGCCGCGCGGGAAAAAGAAGTTTGCGATGCTCGCTTATCGGATCGATCTTTTCGACGTCAGAGAAAAATAAGCGCGGAACCGGATTAGTAACCCACTTAGAGGCCAACAGAAAAAGCTGACTGGGGATATCGTGATATTTTGCACGTTTGATAGGCGTGAAGTGGTCGCAAATTGTAATCTCAGTTTCCAGGTCTCGTTTGGATTCCTCCGTCACAGTAGCGTCCATTCAAACTTATTTTAATTCGGTATGACGAAGAGTGTAATAAAGTGTCATATTTCTGTCTTCGATGAAGTAGCGCTTGACCACGCGTTGAAGTCACCGGAGCGGCCTTTAACATTATCCTCACGTCCCCGGCATTATTGTACGGAAATTGGTCTGAGCTTTCTACAATAAACTCAGGTACATGTTCCCTCACAGATCATACCCGAAGGTCTGATAAAAAGCGACAGTGTTTACTAGAGTGCTTCATCTAAAATTGTcataaaattttcgatttcgatTCAGACTCGCTATCTCCTGCctctcagtcagtcagtgacgaGAATTGCGGATGTCAACGGGGCAGAGAAACACCTTCGCCGTCGTC includes:
- the LOC143216361 gene encoding uncharacterized protein LOC143216361, whose product is MRKIGYVSRLPESILVRTGFVLLVILHFSAQTLAFDNTTSTFVERCRVDCTLKKDLVTCGKFRVVRWLHNVVREKEFSYGPLRIVRIPSLPSQSILPKVPQSRVFKSSAVETLNFVRDAVEDMLTKRAVVYTINNAVAGRSFGTMPMIMDEDEITQLQSRKESDNDWRLFKKKKSLILPLLILLNLLKLKLLLLPVFLGVHFIKKLLVLGSLLLPSILSHLKICKVPQQPSQMHPYHTWATAAEAPADYPTGYGQEEAWAHRNDYQGHLGYPGYPAYRNPYGLGR